The following coding sequences lie in one Saccopteryx bilineata isolate mSacBil1 chromosome 5, mSacBil1_pri_phased_curated, whole genome shotgun sequence genomic window:
- the ALB gene encoding albumin, translated as MKWITFTSLLLLFSSAYSRGVVRRDAHKSEIAHRYKDLGEEHFKGLVLVAFSQYLQQCPFEEHLKLTTEVTEFAKTCVADESAENCGKSLHTLFGDKLCTVASLRATYGDLADCCEKQEPERNECFLKHKDDNPNLPALVRPEPDVLCASFNENEKKFLGTYLYEVARRHPFFYAPELLYYAHEYKDVLTECCQAADKGACLTPKMDALKEKVLTAAAKDRLKCSSLQKFGERAFKAWSVARLSQKFPKADFMEISNVVKDLTKVHKECCEGDLLECADDRADLAKYLCDNQDSLSSKLKDCCTKPLLEKSHCLAEVENDDMPDDLSPLNAVYVDDKDVCTNYKEAKDAFLGTFLYEYSRRHPEYSISLLLRLAKKYEATLEKCCATDDPHACYSKVFDDFKTLVDEPQDLVKKNCEVFEKHGEYGFQNLLLVRYTKKAPQVSTPTLVEVSRKLGQVGTRCCKLPEAQRMACVENYLSVVLNGLCVAHEKTPVSERVTKCCTESLVNRRPCFSALDVDETYVPKEFNAETFTFHADMCTLPEAEQQVKKQTALVELLKHKPKATEEQLKTVMGDFSTFVQKCCAAADKEACFAEEGPKLVASSQAALA; from the exons ATGAAGTGGATAACCTttacttcccttctccttcttttcagcTCTGCTTACTCCAGGGGTGTGGTCCGTCGAGATGCAC acAAGAGCGAGATTGCTCATCGGTACAAGGATTTGGGAGAAGAACATTTCAAAGGCCT GGTGCTGGTTGCCTTTTCTCAGTATCTCCAGCAGTGCCCATTTGAAGAGCATTTAAAATTAACAACCGAAGTAACTGAGTTTGCAAAAACATGTGTTGCTGATGAGTCAGCTGAAAATTGTGGCAAGTCACTG CACACCCTTTTTGGAGATAAACTGTGTACAGTGGCATCTCTCCGTGCCACCTATGGTGACTTGGCTGACTGCTGTGAAAAACAAGAACCCGAGAGAAATGAATGCTTCCTGAAACACAAAGATGATAACCCGAACCTCCCTGCCTTGGTGAGACCAGAGCCCGATGTTCTGTGTGCTAGCTTTAACGAAAATGAAAAGAAGTTCTTGGGAAC aTACTTGTACGAAGTTGCCAGAAGACATCCTTTCTTTTATGCCCCAGAACTCCTTTACTATGCTCATGAGTATAAAGATGTTTTGACAGAATGCTGCCAAGCTGCTGATAAAGGTGCCTGCCTGACACCAAAG ATGGATGCTTTGAAGGAAAAAGTATTGACAGCAGCTGCCAAGGATAGACTGAAGTGCTCCAGTCTCCAGAAATTCGGAGAGAGAGCTTTCAAAGCatg gtCTGTAGCTCGCCTGAGCCAGAAATTCCCCAAAGCTGACTTTATGGAGATTTCCAATGTGGTGAAAGATCTTACCAAAGTCCACAAGGAATGCTGTGAAGGTGACCTGCTTGAATGTGCAGATGACAGG GCTGATCTTGCCAAGTATTTATGTGACAATCAAGATTCACTCTCCAGTAAATTGAAGGATTGCTGTACTAAGCCTTTGTTGGAAAAATCCCACTGCCTCGCTGAGGTGGAAAATGATGATATGCCTGATGACCTGTCCCCACTGAATGCTGTTTATGTTGATGATAAGGATGTTTGTACAAACTATAAGGAGGCAAAAGACGCCTTCCTGGGCAC GTTTTTGTATGAGTACTCAAGAAGGCATCCTGAATACTCCATCTCATTGCTCCTGAGACTTGCCAAGAAATATGAAGCTACTCTGGAGAAGTGCTGTGCCACCGATGACCCTCATGCATGCTATTCCAAAGTG tttGATGACTTTAAGACTCTTGTGGATGAGCCTCAGGATTTAGTCAAAAAAAATTGTGAAGTTTTCGAAAAACACGGAGAGTATGGCTTCCAAaatct GCTCTTAGTTCGTTACACCAAGAAAGCACCCCAAGTGTCAACTCCAACTCTTGTGGAGGTCTCAAGAAAACTCGGACAAGTGGGCACCAGGTGTTGCAAGCTTCCTGAAGCACAAAGAATGGCTTGTGTTGAAAACTAC CTGTCCGTGGTACTCAACGGGTTGTGCGTGGCACACGAGAAGACACCAGTGAGCGAGAGAGTTACCAAATGCTGCACAGAGTCATTGGTGAACAGACGGCCATGCTTTTCTGCTCTGGATGTTGATGAAACCTATGTTCCCAAAGAATTTAATGCTGAAACCTTCACCTTCCATGCAGATATGTGCACACTTCCCGAGGCGGAGCAACAAGTCAAGAAACAAAC TGCACTTGTTGAGCTGTTAAAACACAAGCCAAAAGCAACTGAGGAACAACTTAAAACTGTTATGGGAGATTTCTCAACCTTTGTACAGAAGTGCTGCGCAGCTGCTGACAAGGAGGCCTGCTTTGCTGAGGAG gGTCCAAAACTTGTTGCTTCAAGTCAAGCTGCATTAGCCTAA